A region from the Antennarius striatus isolate MH-2024 chromosome 22, ASM4005453v1, whole genome shotgun sequence genome encodes:
- the LOC137589470 gene encoding uncharacterized protein isoform X1, which translates to MKDWFEDCCKKGWLPPLTSKKSFVLLMKEVEKACIKKLNVLATTVSATNRISIPGRRARESYVKVEKVKSHVRLLSMGGSVRVSRQEVKEKCAWNNPDPPPYLGENFASVFSKTNPFASNPYAELQQTLTLTQTKPDPPSLYFQTPVWNITSGKLHMDQTAPSAPTPATEGKVVPEHVRIMAAPCERANKQLKDEFEEILRTSKTYPDLRLALSEFKTELLRRGNASRSVRDELRQRVLQAEQEAEEHFKTSLKHHEVSFDNEQHSTLQKQVAALQEQLCRLSSRVEPPVSALPLPSLPPRPPAAEPPVSALPLPSLPPRPPAAEPPVSALPLPSLPPRPPTPPPCQPTSEGPVTRSRAAVQAPLMDTVDPNSGRRVAVYRPFPAADLNAMLQTLPPISSGGRNWFASVQRQAMGHDLCGGDMQMILTKVCPLSILPQVLEETGVGRMAKDEPLDHENLDRIDGIPKTVVTAMENIPDLAEMTDDRWCSCLRHFLRRHAKEKDTKVDRSPSSH; encoded by the exons atgaaagattggTTTGAAGATTGCTGTAAAAAAGGATGGTTACCACCgctaacatccaaaaaatcattcgtcttactgatgaaagaggttgaaaaagcatgcattaaaaagttaaatgtactgGCCACAACTGTCTCTGCAACAAATAGAATCAGTATTCCAGGAAGGCGGGCACGAGAGTCAtatgtaaaggtggaaaaagttaagTCACATGTACGATTGCTGTCAATGGGAGGATCAGTCAGAGTAAGTAGACAAGAGGTCAAAGAAAAGTGTGCTTGGAATAATCCTGACCCGCCTCCTTATCTGGGGGAgaattttgcatctgttttttccaaaactaaCCCGTTTGCCAGTAATCCTTATGCAGAATTACaacagactctgactctgactcagaccaaaccagacccGCCGTCACTATACTTCCAGACACCAGTCTGGAACATCACCAGCGGGAAACTGCACATGGATCAGACCGCCCCATCCGCGCCCACACCCGCGACTGAAGGTAAAGTGGTACCGGAACATGTCAGAATCATGGCCGCGCCCTGTGAACGAGCTAACAAACAGCTTAAAGATGAGTTTGAAGAAATCCTCAGGACCAGTAAAACTTATCCGGACCTGAGGCTTGCCCTGAGTGAGTTCAAGACGGAGCTGCTGCGCAGAGGGAATGCCTCCCGCAGCGTCAGAGACGAACTCCGTCAGAGGGTCCTACAAGCAGAACAAGAAGCGGAGGAACACTTCAAGACGTCACTCAAACATCATGAGGTATCATTTGACAACGAACAACATTCCACTTTACAGAAACAGGTGGCTGCACTTCAGGAACAGCTCTGTCGCCTCTCTTCCCGAGtggaacctcccgtctccgctcttcccctcccttctctccctccccggcctccagcagcggaacctcccgtctccgctcttcccctcccttctctccctccccggcctccagcagcggaacctcccgtctccgctcttcccctcccttctctccctccccggcctccaaCCCCGCCTCCCTGTCAGCCCACCTCAGAGGGACCTGTGACTCGATCCAGAGCCGCTGTACAAGCTCCATTGATGGATACAGTGGACCCCAACTCCGGACGGCGTGTTGCCGTCTACCGCCCTTTCCCTGCAGCAGATCTCAATGCCATGCTTCAGACATTGCCACCTATTTCATCGGGGGGACGCAATTGGTTTGCATCCGTGCAGCGTCAGGCTATGGGCCACGACTTGTGTGGTGgtgacatgcaaatgattttaactaAAGTATGTCCTTTGTCTATCTTACCACAGGTTCTAGAGGAAACAGGGGTGGGTCGTATGGCTAAAGATGAACCTCTAGACCACGAAAATTTGGACCGCATTGAC GGGATTCCCAAAACAGTGGTTACCGCCATGGAAAACATACCAGATCTGGCTGAAATGACGGATGACCGGTGGTGTTCCTGCCTGAGACACTTTCTGAGGAGACATGCCAAAGAAAAAGATACTaag gtggacaggtccccatCAAGTCATTGA
- the LOC137589470 gene encoding uncharacterized protein isoform X2: MKDWFEDCCKKGWLPPLTSKKSFVLLMKEVEKACIKKLNVLATTVSATNRISIPGRRARESYVKVEKVKSHVRLLSMGGSVRVSRQEVKEKCAWNNPDPPPYLGENFASVFSKTNPFASNPYAELQQTLTLTQTKPDPPSLYFQTPVWNITSGKLHMDQTAPSAPTPATEGKVVPEHVRIMAAPCERANKQLKDEFEEILRTSKTYPDLRLALSEFKTELLRRGNASRSVRDELRQRVLQAEQEAEEHFKTSLKHHEVSFDNEQHSTLQKQVAALQEQLCRLSSRVEPPVSALPLPSLPPRPPAAEPPVSALPLPSLPPRPPAAEPPVSALPLPSLPPRPPTPPPCQPTSEGPVTRSRAAVQAPLMDTVDPNSGRRVAVYRPFPAADLNAMLQTLPPISSGGRNWFASVQRQAMGHDLCGGDMQMILTKVCPLSILPQVLEETGVGRMAKDEPLDHENLDRIDVFYIIPRLSMTQSFELPF; this comes from the exons atgaaagattggTTTGAAGATTGCTGTAAAAAAGGATGGTTACCACCgctaacatccaaaaaatcattcgtcttactgatgaaagaggttgaaaaagcatgcattaaaaagttaaatgtactgGCCACAACTGTCTCTGCAACAAATAGAATCAGTATTCCAGGAAGGCGGGCACGAGAGTCAtatgtaaaggtggaaaaagttaagTCACATGTACGATTGCTGTCAATGGGAGGATCAGTCAGAGTAAGTAGACAAGAGGTCAAAGAAAAGTGTGCTTGGAATAATCCTGACCCGCCTCCTTATCTGGGGGAgaattttgcatctgttttttccaaaactaaCCCGTTTGCCAGTAATCCTTATGCAGAATTACaacagactctgactctgactcagaccaaaccagacccGCCGTCACTATACTTCCAGACACCAGTCTGGAACATCACCAGCGGGAAACTGCACATGGATCAGACCGCCCCATCCGCGCCCACACCCGCGACTGAAGGTAAAGTGGTACCGGAACATGTCAGAATCATGGCCGCGCCCTGTGAACGAGCTAACAAACAGCTTAAAGATGAGTTTGAAGAAATCCTCAGGACCAGTAAAACTTATCCGGACCTGAGGCTTGCCCTGAGTGAGTTCAAGACGGAGCTGCTGCGCAGAGGGAATGCCTCCCGCAGCGTCAGAGACGAACTCCGTCAGAGGGTCCTACAAGCAGAACAAGAAGCGGAGGAACACTTCAAGACGTCACTCAAACATCATGAGGTATCATTTGACAACGAACAACATTCCACTTTACAGAAACAGGTGGCTGCACTTCAGGAACAGCTCTGTCGCCTCTCTTCCCGAGtggaacctcccgtctccgctcttcccctcccttctctccctccccggcctccagcagcggaacctcccgtctccgctcttcccctcccttctctccctccccggcctccagcagcggaacctcccgtctccgctcttcccctcccttctctccctccccggcctccaaCCCCGCCTCCCTGTCAGCCCACCTCAGAGGGACCTGTGACTCGATCCAGAGCCGCTGTACAAGCTCCATTGATGGATACAGTGGACCCCAACTCCGGACGGCGTGTTGCCGTCTACCGCCCTTTCCCTGCAGCAGATCTCAATGCCATGCTTCAGACATTGCCACCTATTTCATCGGGGGGACGCAATTGGTTTGCATCCGTGCAGCGTCAGGCTATGGGCCACGACTTGTGTGGTGgtgacatgcaaatgattttaactaAAGTATGTCCTTTGTCTATCTTACCACAGGTTCTAGAGGAAACAGGGGTGGGTCGTATGGCTAAAGATGAACCTCTAGACCACGAAAATTTGGACCGCATTGAC gttttctaCATAATACCTCGCCTTTCCATGACTCAGTCTTTCGAGCTTCCATTTTGA
- the LOC137589470 gene encoding uncharacterized protein isoform X3, which translates to MKDWFEDCCKKGWLPPLTSKKSFVLLMKEVEKACIKKLNVLATTVSATNRISIPGRRARESYVKVEKVKSHVRLLSMGGSVRVSRQEVKEKCAWNNPDPPPYLGENFASVFSKTNPFASNPYAELQQTLTLTQTKPDPPSLYFQTPVWNITSGKLHMDQTAPSAPTPATEGKVVPEHVRIMAAPCERANKQLKDEFEEILRTSKTYPDLRLALSEFKTELLRRGNASRSVRDELRQRVLQAEQEAEEHFKTSLKHHEVLEETGVGRMAKDEPLDHENLDRIDGIPKTVVTAMENIPDLAEMTDDRWCSCLRHFLRRHAKEKDTKVDRSPSSH; encoded by the exons atgaaagattggTTTGAAGATTGCTGTAAAAAAGGATGGTTACCACCgctaacatccaaaaaatcattcgtcttactgatgaaagaggttgaaaaagcatgcattaaaaagttaaatgtactgGCCACAACTGTCTCTGCAACAAATAGAATCAGTATTCCAGGAAGGCGGGCACGAGAGTCAtatgtaaaggtggaaaaagttaagTCACATGTACGATTGCTGTCAATGGGAGGATCAGTCAGAGTAAGTAGACAAGAGGTCAAAGAAAAGTGTGCTTGGAATAATCCTGACCCGCCTCCTTATCTGGGGGAgaattttgcatctgttttttccaaaactaaCCCGTTTGCCAGTAATCCTTATGCAGAATTACaacagactctgactctgactcagaccaaaccagacccGCCGTCACTATACTTCCAGACACCAGTCTGGAACATCACCAGCGGGAAACTGCACATGGATCAGACCGCCCCATCCGCGCCCACACCCGCGACTGAAGGTAAAGTGGTACCGGAACATGTCAGAATCATGGCCGCGCCCTGTGAACGAGCTAACAAACAGCTTAAAGATGAGTTTGAAGAAATCCTCAGGACCAGTAAAACTTATCCGGACCTGAGGCTTGCCCTGAGTGAGTTCAAGACGGAGCTGCTGCGCAGAGGGAATGCCTCCCGCAGCGTCAGAGACGAACTCCGTCAGAGGGTCCTACAAGCAGAACAAGAAGCGGAGGAACACTTCAAGACGTCACTCAAACATCATGAG GTTCTAGAGGAAACAGGGGTGGGTCGTATGGCTAAAGATGAACCTCTAGACCACGAAAATTTGGACCGCATTGAC GGGATTCCCAAAACAGTGGTTACCGCCATGGAAAACATACCAGATCTGGCTGAAATGACGGATGACCGGTGGTGTTCCTGCCTGAGACACTTTCTGAGGAGACATGCCAAAGAAAAAGATACTaag gtggacaggtccccatCAAGTCATTGA